The Halosimplex litoreum genome has a window encoding:
- a CDS encoding ERCC4 domain-containing protein: protein MVTVVVDTREQKPWDFADSETATLETGDYTVEGVSGAIERKSASDFLSSITHDRERFEAECERAESFEKPMVVLVEERWETFESGQYRQNVHPNAVAGTVEAWEERYNIRFVFEENRQTAKERAKSILKRWKGGNISRFIECS from the coding sequence ATGGTTACTGTCGTGGTTGATACCAGAGAGCAAAAGCCGTGGGACTTTGCCGACAGTGAGACGGCGACTCTCGAAACGGGAGATTACACTGTCGAAGGTGTGAGCGGGGCGATTGAGCGAAAATCAGCTTCCGACTTTCTCAGTAGTATCACCCACGACAGAGAGCGATTTGAAGCCGAGTGTGAGCGGGCAGAGAGCTTCGAGAAACCAATGGTGGTATTGGTTGAAGAGCGGTGGGAAACCTTCGAGAGCGGGCAGTATCGCCAAAATGTTCATCCTAACGCCGTCGCCGGGACTGTCGAAGCATGGGAAGAGCGATACAATATTCGTTTCGTGTTTGAAGAGAACCGACAGACGGCGAAGGAAAGAGCGAAAAGCATTCTCAAGCGGTGGAAAGGCGGCAATATTTCCCGCTTTATCGAATGCTCGTAA
- the argS gene encoding arginine--tRNA ligase produces the protein MYLSLRSEVAEALTAALSALDLPTEDLGIERPPEDVDAAVASSVAFRLAGEVGAPPPKVAADVASEIDPGDYDYLGGVDTQGPYINFFPADRYLSDTVERAQSTEYGRLDDRDSSVVVEHTSANPTGPVHVGRARNPIVGDALARVLDFAGYDVDTHYYVNDAGRQVAVFTWAYETFDERDLPEPDRDKPDYDLVRYYRTGNAYLEDADPDEEDAAEAEIEAIMQGLEAGDEETYERVGEVVDQVLDGMTQTLERLPAEFDEFVKETRFMRSGATDDVVERLQALDEAVYEEDAWQLDLEGFEKNLVFLRSDDTTLYTTRDIAHHEWKFEHYDRAVTVIGEDHKLTFEQLNETLELLGHDTDRLDQVFYSWVNLPGGEGMSTREGTGVDLDDLLDEAIDRARAEVEDRLDDRLRDDDLDEDDVERIAEQVGTGAVRYDVVSKQPTKSITFEWERALDFEAQSAPYVQYVHARACGILDEAEGEGLEPAETVDPDLLDTDAERDLLRTIARFPAVVEEAADELEPHRVATYTRGFAEQFNAFYRECPVLTAEDEGTRRARLALVAAARETVGNALGLLGVAAPDSM, from the coding sequence ATGTATCTCTCCCTGCGCTCGGAGGTCGCCGAGGCCCTGACAGCGGCGCTCTCGGCGCTCGACCTGCCGACCGAGGACCTGGGCATCGAGCGCCCGCCCGAGGACGTCGACGCCGCCGTCGCCTCCAGCGTCGCCTTCCGCCTGGCGGGCGAGGTCGGTGCGCCGCCGCCGAAGGTGGCCGCCGACGTGGCTTCGGAGATCGACCCCGGCGACTACGACTACCTGGGCGGCGTCGACACCCAGGGCCCCTACATCAACTTCTTCCCCGCCGACCGGTACCTCTCCGATACCGTCGAGCGCGCCCAGTCGACGGAGTACGGCCGCCTCGACGACCGCGACAGCTCCGTCGTCGTCGAACACACCAGCGCCAATCCGACGGGCCCGGTCCACGTCGGCCGCGCCCGCAACCCCATCGTCGGCGACGCCCTCGCCCGCGTGCTCGATTTCGCCGGCTACGACGTCGACACCCACTACTACGTCAACGACGCCGGCCGTCAGGTCGCCGTGTTCACCTGGGCCTACGAGACCTTCGACGAGCGCGACCTGCCCGAACCCGACCGCGACAAACCCGACTACGACCTGGTCCGCTACTATCGCACGGGCAACGCCTACCTCGAGGACGCCGACCCCGACGAGGAGGACGCCGCCGAGGCCGAGATCGAGGCCATCATGCAGGGCCTGGAAGCCGGCGACGAGGAGACCTACGAGCGCGTCGGCGAGGTCGTCGACCAGGTGCTCGACGGGATGACCCAGACGCTGGAGCGTCTACCCGCCGAGTTCGACGAGTTCGTCAAGGAGACGCGGTTCATGCGCTCGGGCGCGACCGACGACGTGGTCGAACGCCTGCAGGCGCTGGACGAAGCGGTCTACGAGGAAGACGCCTGGCAGCTCGACCTCGAGGGGTTCGAGAAGAACCTGGTCTTCCTGCGCTCGGACGACACCACCCTCTACACGACCCGCGACATCGCCCACCACGAGTGGAAGTTCGAGCACTACGACCGCGCCGTCACCGTCATCGGCGAGGACCACAAGCTCACCTTCGAGCAGTTGAACGAGACGCTGGAACTGCTGGGCCACGACACCGACCGGCTCGACCAGGTCTTCTACTCGTGGGTGAACCTCCCCGGCGGCGAGGGGATGAGCACTCGCGAGGGGACCGGCGTCGACCTCGACGACCTGCTCGACGAGGCCATCGACCGCGCCCGTGCGGAGGTCGAAGACCGCCTCGACGACCGCTTGCGCGACGACGACCTCGACGAGGACGACGTGGAACGCATCGCCGAGCAGGTCGGGACCGGCGCCGTGCGCTACGACGTCGTCTCGAAGCAGCCGACCAAGTCGATCACCTTCGAGTGGGAGCGGGCACTGGACTTCGAGGCCCAGTCGGCGCCGTACGTCCAGTACGTCCACGCCCGGGCCTGCGGCATCCTCGACGAGGCCGAAGGCGAGGGGCTCGAACCGGCCGAGACCGTCGACCCGGACCTGCTCGACACCGACGCCGAACGGGATCTGCTCCGCACTATCGCGCGCTTCCCCGCGGTCGTCGAGGAGGCCGCCGACGAGCTGGAGCCCCATCGCGTCGCCACCTACACCCGCGGCTTCGCCGAGCAGTTCAACGCCTTCTATCGTGAGTGCCCGGTGCTGACCGCCGAGGACGAGGGGACCCGCCGCGCCCGCCTCGCGCTGGTCGCCGCCGCTCGCGAGACCGTCGGCAACGCTCTCGGACTGCTGGGGGTCGCTGCGCCGGACTCGATGTAG
- a CDS encoding MinD/ParA family ATP-binding protein, translating to MAGYVCTVAGGKGGVGKTTTAVNVAAAMEEEGYDVVVVDADLGMANLGAMLGVEPETSVHQVLAGGRAVSDALTDVQGGITIIPGEQSLEAFADADPAKLKKVIKTLRNAYDVVLIDTGAGLSHETTVPLGLADGVVLITTPDDVAVGDAIKTAELADRVDGEVIGTVLNRTTTETDVEAIAERFDSKLLAVIPDDIEATADEPLVLNAPPSPAADAYVRLTEHLIGIFFEGTDTDEIETAVDRDWFVDDEEEDEDDDSGGRFGLFG from the coding sequence ATGGCGGGCTACGTCTGTACAGTTGCCGGTGGGAAAGGTGGCGTCGGCAAGACGACGACGGCGGTCAACGTCGCGGCGGCCATGGAAGAGGAGGGCTACGACGTGGTCGTCGTCGACGCCGACCTGGGCATGGCGAACCTCGGTGCGATGCTCGGCGTCGAACCGGAGACCAGCGTTCACCAGGTCCTCGCCGGCGGCCGCGCCGTCAGCGACGCGTTGACGGACGTGCAGGGCGGGATCACGATCATCCCCGGCGAGCAGAGCCTGGAGGCGTTCGCCGACGCCGACCCCGCGAAACTCAAGAAGGTCATCAAGACGCTGCGCAACGCCTACGACGTGGTCCTCATCGACACCGGCGCCGGTCTCAGTCACGAGACGACCGTCCCCCTCGGCCTGGCCGACGGCGTCGTCCTCATCACGACGCCCGACGACGTGGCCGTCGGCGACGCGATCAAGACCGCCGAACTCGCCGACCGCGTCGACGGCGAGGTCATCGGCACGGTCCTCAACCGAACGACCACCGAGACCGACGTGGAGGCTATCGCCGAGCGTTTCGACTCGAAGCTGCTCGCGGTGATCCCCGACGACATCGAGGCCACCGCCGACGAGCCGCTCGTGCTCAACGCCCCGCCCAGTCCCGCCGCCGACGCCTACGTCCGACTGACCGAACACCTCATCGGCATCTTCTTCGAGGGCACCGATACCGACGAGATCGAGACCGCCGTCGACCGCGACTGGTTCGTCGACGACGAGGAGGAAGACGAAGACGACGACTCGGGCGGTCGATTCGGGCTGTTCGGCTGA
- a CDS encoding AIM24 family protein has protein sequence MQLDDFVSENAPDEGGDSFQLENSKLLDIAVDGSVMTKAGAMVAYEGDLSFTGKSSAEGGLTGFIKEAASSEGTPVMEVEGRGHVYVADREKRIQLLDLDAGESISVNGEDVLAFGADVDYEINTIGSIGGASAAGLTNVFLSGPGAVAITTHGDPLVLEPPVRTDPDATVAWSANLSPGIETDRSLSDAIGQSSGETYQLEFEGSEGFVVVQPYEEGPGGQ, from the coding sequence ATGCAACTCGACGACTTCGTCAGCGAGAACGCCCCCGACGAGGGGGGCGACTCGTTCCAACTGGAGAACAGCAAGCTGCTCGACATCGCCGTCGACGGCTCCGTGATGACCAAGGCCGGCGCGATGGTCGCCTACGAGGGCGACCTCTCGTTCACCGGCAAGTCCTCTGCAGAGGGCGGCCTCACCGGGTTCATCAAGGAGGCCGCCTCCAGCGAGGGGACGCCCGTGATGGAGGTCGAAGGGCGGGGCCACGTCTACGTGGCCGACCGGGAGAAGCGGATCCAGCTCCTCGATCTGGACGCCGGCGAGTCCATCTCGGTCAACGGCGAGGACGTGCTCGCGTTCGGAGCCGACGTCGACTACGAGATCAACACGATCGGCAGCATCGGCGGCGCCTCCGCCGCCGGGCTGACAAACGTCTTCCTCTCCGGGCCGGGCGCGGTGGCGATCACGACTCACGGCGACCCGCTCGTGCTCGAACCGCCGGTGCGGACCGACCCCGACGCGACCGTCGCCTGGAGTGCGAACCTCTCGCCGGGTATCGAGACCGACCGCAGTCTCAGCGACGCGATCGGTCAGTCCTCGGGCGAGACCTACCAGCTCGAGTTCGAGGGCTCGGAGGGCTTCGTCGTCGTCCAGCCCTACGAGGAAGGGCCGGGCGGGCAGTAG
- a CDS encoding tyrosine-type recombinase/integrase, with protein sequence MKDKDFERVLERFDRKQKKGGGQISPETAEYYRSMAHDFREWLDKPIEDTQFVDVEDWYAHLDEQSNSDASVRKGKGALAAFYGIANKLADTDRIDIDRFGRNTPADRADYSSKHQDTLKSRETREDLEWLEPEEVDKLARATDKLRDELMVRLIFQTGVRVTELCEIRYPADVDTEERSIKIRGKGRKNRTVYYQEKLDLTMDVWLNERRPAVYYSDESEYLFPTSHSENITRQTVEEVVREAAKEAGLQSEYGENANGHTLHSVTPHVLRHSFAMAALSNGWDLYHLSKALGHESTDVTTETYLHDDDDKVRQAFRSRGPATDD encoded by the coding sequence ATGAAGGACAAGGATTTTGAGCGGGTTCTTGAACGGTTCGACAGGAAGCAAAAGAAAGGCGGTGGACAGATTTCACCAGAGACGGCAGAGTATTACCGCTCAATGGCCCACGACTTTCGGGAGTGGTTAGACAAACCGATAGAAGATACACAGTTTGTGGACGTAGAAGACTGGTATGCGCACCTTGATGAACAGTCTAATTCAGACGCTTCGGTTCGGAAAGGGAAAGGCGCACTCGCGGCCTTCTACGGGATTGCTAACAAGCTGGCAGACACCGACAGAATCGACATTGACAGGTTCGGACGTAATACCCCTGCCGACAGAGCAGACTACTCCTCGAAGCACCAAGACACCCTCAAGAGCCGAGAAACCCGCGAAGATTTGGAATGGTTGGAACCGGAGGAAGTGGACAAACTGGCGCGGGCCACCGATAAGCTCAGGGACGAATTAATGGTAAGGCTCATTTTCCAAACCGGAGTAAGAGTTACTGAGCTTTGCGAAATTCGGTATCCAGCAGACGTAGATACCGAAGAGCGGAGTATCAAAATCCGTGGCAAAGGCCGAAAGAACCGGACAGTCTACTATCAGGAGAAACTTGATTTAACAATGGACGTGTGGCTGAATGAGCGACGGCCAGCAGTCTACTACTCAGATGAGAGCGAATACCTCTTCCCAACCAGCCACAGTGAGAATATCACTCGGCAGACTGTCGAAGAGGTTGTTAGGGAAGCCGCGAAGGAAGCCGGATTACAGTCTGAATACGGTGAGAATGCTAACGGCCACACTCTGCATTCAGTAACTCCTCATGTCCTTCGCCACTCATTTGCTATGGCCGCTCTCTCGAATGGTTGGGACTTGTATCACTTGTCGAAGGCTTTGGGACATGAATCAACCGACGTAACTACGGAGACTTACTTACATGACGATGATGATAAAGTCCGTCAGGCATTCCGAAGTCGTGGGCCAGCCACGGACGATTGA